The proteins below come from a single uncultured Carboxylicivirga sp. genomic window:
- a CDS encoding DUF4350 domain-containing protein, protein MKKQKSNNVLLFGVPAIVLILAFVIAYAPRPIDWNISYSKKDTKPFGSKLLFDLLPVLMEDSVINTNHSSLSYFVGDEKPQSQNYIFINNKVEFELSDVNKVDDLLNEGNNVFISAEDYGQEFLDSLHIKIELSYTPQLAINIDSTSLNLANRSLKKGLGYWYLKGITNNYFTSYDTLQTTVLGINSKGKTNFIRIKRGTGWLYLHLNPIAFTNYSLLDKDNADYAFKCLSYLPVATTLWDEHYKIGMMHPKTTLSYILDNPPLRMAYYLLWIGAILFLIFESARRQRKIPIVKAPENSTVQFVETIGRLYFNKKNHLDIATKKYTYFKEFVRSRYYVTTSPLSDELYQQLAEKSQIPVRSIRQLFEMGESLRKTKKLSEADLEQFNRKIEFFYEHCQ, encoded by the coding sequence ATGAAGAAACAAAAGTCAAATAATGTCTTGCTTTTTGGAGTACCTGCAATTGTACTTATCCTGGCTTTTGTTATTGCTTATGCCCCACGTCCCATCGATTGGAATATTAGCTATTCGAAAAAAGATACAAAACCCTTTGGTAGTAAGTTACTCTTTGATCTATTACCCGTATTAATGGAAGATAGCGTAATCAACACCAATCATAGCAGCTTATCTTATTTTGTTGGAGATGAAAAGCCACAAAGTCAAAACTACATTTTTATCAACAACAAGGTTGAGTTCGAATTAAGTGATGTAAATAAGGTAGATGACCTGCTAAACGAAGGCAACAATGTGTTTATTTCTGCTGAAGATTATGGACAGGAATTTCTTGATTCGTTACACATTAAAATTGAATTAAGTTACACACCGCAGCTAGCTATCAACATAGATTCTACTAGCCTTAATTTAGCTAACCGTAGTTTAAAAAAGGGCTTAGGCTACTGGTATTTGAAAGGCATTACCAACAATTATTTTACATCATATGATACCTTACAAACTACGGTTTTAGGAATTAACAGTAAAGGTAAAACCAATTTCATTCGTATTAAACGAGGAACCGGATGGTTGTATCTACATTTAAACCCTATTGCTTTTACCAATTACAGCTTATTGGATAAAGACAATGCCGATTATGCTTTTAAATGCCTTTCGTACTTGCCTGTTGCCACAACGTTGTGGGATGAGCATTATAAAATTGGTATGATGCACCCAAAAACAACACTTAGCTATATTTTGGATAATCCCCCCTTACGAATGGCGTATTATTTACTCTGGATAGGAGCTATATTATTCCTCATTTTCGAGTCCGCACGTCGTCAACGTAAAATTCCAATTGTAAAAGCTCCTGAAAACAGTACGGTTCAATTTGTTGAAACTATAGGAAGACTATATTTCAACAAGAAAAATCATTTGGATATAGCTACCAAAAAATACACCTATTTTAAAGAATTTGTAAGATCAAGATACTACGTTACCACATCGCCTCTATCAGATGAATTATATCAACAACTAGCTGAAAAGTCTCAAATACCCGTTCGAAGCATTCGACAGTTATTTGAGATGGGAGAAAGCCTTCGAAAAACAAAGAAACTATCTGAAGCCGATTTGGAACAATTCAACCGTAAGATTGAATTCTTTTACGAACATTGCCAATAA
- a CDS encoding MoxR family ATPase has product MNENSSFETRLPLDELNHTAYRIRNEIGKVIVGQEKVLDLLLTAIIANGHVLIEGVPGIAKTMMAKLISKSVAADFSRIQFTPDLMPTDVLGTMVFNAGTSKFEFNKGPIFSNLVLIDEINRAPAKTQSALFEVMEERQVTVDGVTRTLGNPFLVFATQNPVEHEGTYRLPEAQLDRFLFKIQIDYPSLDQEVNILANAQKRETQNPLDLITSVISKEELVQYQEMATKVVVEDDLLRYIAQIVDKTRNSNSFYLGASPRASLAILNSSKAFAALEGRDFVTPDDIKTVLIPVLCHRVILTPEKEMEGVKPEVIIQQIIDTVEVPR; this is encoded by the coding sequence ATGAATGAAAATAGTTCTTTTGAAACCCGACTACCACTAGATGAATTAAACCATACCGCCTACCGCATTCGCAACGAAATAGGAAAGGTTATAGTTGGTCAGGAGAAGGTACTCGATTTATTACTAACAGCTATCATTGCCAATGGTCACGTACTTATTGAAGGTGTACCGGGAATTGCAAAAACTATGATGGCTAAACTCATCTCAAAGTCGGTAGCTGCTGATTTTTCACGTATTCAGTTTACACCTGATTTAATGCCAACTGATGTATTGGGTACAATGGTTTTTAATGCGGGCACTTCTAAATTTGAATTCAATAAAGGACCCATATTTTCAAATCTTGTTTTGATTGATGAAATTAACCGTGCTCCGGCCAAAACACAATCGGCACTTTTTGAGGTGATGGAAGAACGACAGGTAACTGTAGATGGTGTTACACGCACCCTGGGAAATCCTTTTCTTGTTTTTGCTACTCAAAACCCTGTTGAACACGAAGGAACCTATCGTTTACCAGAAGCTCAACTCGACCGATTCTTGTTTAAGATTCAGATCGATTATCCTTCGCTTGATCAAGAAGTAAATATATTGGCCAATGCCCAAAAACGCGAAACTCAAAATCCTCTTGATTTAATAACTTCTGTAATCAGTAAAGAAGAGTTAGTTCAATATCAGGAGATGGCTACAAAAGTGGTTGTTGAAGATGATTTACTTCGATATATTGCGCAAATTGTTGATAAAACACGTAACAGCAACTCATTTTATCTGGGAGCAAGTCCACGAGCTTCACTGGCAATACTTAATTCATCAAAAGCCTTTGCAGCACTTGAAGGTCGAGATTTTGTAACGCCCGATGATATTAAAACGGTACTAATTCCCGTTCTGTGTCACAGAGTTATTCTAACTCCCGAAAAAGAAATGGAAGGAGTAAAACCAGAGGTGATTATCCAACAAATTATTGATACAGTAGAAGTTCCACGCTAA
- a CDS encoding DUF58 domain-containing protein: protein MAKLKIRGRIFFSRLFYYCLGAIALCIALGQFYRLFFVLGTMAIGLLAAVIFLDIILLFYVQKDAIEAQRKIDEKFSNGDLNTVQLFFKNNYRFPISLKVIDEIPIQFQHRHFNLQLNPQSGQSENINYDLRPVERGEYHFGALNLMVQSPLRLIIRRWTKSENQMTKVYPSFKEMKQFEMMAISNRLTEFGIKKVRKLGHQMEFDQIRDYIKGDDIRTINWKATARKNHLMVNQYREEKSQQVISIVDLGRAMKMPFEGMTLLDYAINTSLVMSKIAMIKDDKAGLITFNNEIRTFITPQRNGKQMQVIMEALYNQKTGFQEQNIRALYSTIRRQVHHRSLLIIYTNFESLSSAKRQLPILQKMAKEHLVMVVFFENTELKQLTQDKASDIEGIYTKTIAEKFAYDKKLIVRELERHGVHTILTEPGKLTIETINKYLELKARGLI, encoded by the coding sequence ATGGCAAAACTCAAGATTAGAGGTCGCATTTTCTTTTCCAGGCTATTTTATTATTGTTTGGGAGCTATTGCATTGTGTATAGCACTCGGACAGTTTTATCGTTTGTTTTTTGTTTTGGGAACCATGGCTATTGGATTACTGGCTGCCGTTATTTTTCTTGATATCATTTTACTATTCTACGTTCAAAAAGACGCCATTGAAGCACAAAGAAAGATAGATGAAAAGTTCTCAAATGGTGATTTAAACACGGTTCAGTTATTTTTCAAAAATAATTATCGTTTCCCAATTAGTCTGAAGGTAATTGATGAAATTCCCATCCAGTTTCAGCATCGTCATTTCAACCTTCAATTAAATCCTCAATCGGGCCAATCCGAAAATATTAATTACGATCTAAGACCAGTTGAAAGAGGAGAATATCACTTTGGAGCTTTAAACCTGATGGTACAATCACCTCTTCGATTGATTATCCGACGTTGGACCAAGTCCGAAAACCAAATGACCAAAGTATATCCGTCATTTAAAGAAATGAAACAATTCGAAATGATGGCTATCTCTAACCGCTTGACTGAGTTTGGCATTAAAAAAGTGCGTAAACTTGGTCATCAAATGGAATTTGATCAGATAAGAGACTACATTAAAGGTGACGATATAAGAACAATCAACTGGAAAGCAACAGCCAGAAAAAATCATCTGATGGTTAACCAATATCGTGAAGAAAAATCGCAACAGGTGATATCCATAGTAGATTTAGGACGTGCAATGAAAATGCCATTTGAAGGAATGACTTTGCTTGATTATGCCATCAACACATCACTGGTAATGTCAAAAATTGCAATGATTAAGGATGATAAAGCCGGACTGATAACCTTTAATAACGAGATCCGTACATTTATCACGCCACAGCGAAATGGTAAACAAATGCAAGTCATCATGGAAGCCTTATACAATCAAAAAACAGGTTTTCAAGAGCAAAATATCCGGGCTTTATATTCAACAATTCGTCGGCAGGTACACCATCGCAGCTTACTAATTATATACACCAATTTCGAAAGTCTTAGTTCTGCTAAACGTCAATTACCAATTCTTCAAAAAATGGCAAAGGAACATCTTGTGATGGTTGTATTTTTCGAGAATACAGAACTAAAACAACTTACACAAGATAAAGCATCAGATATTGAAGGAATTTATACTAAAACCATTGCCGAAAAATTTGCCTACGACAAAAAACTAATCGTTCGGGAATTAGAACGTCACGGAGTTCATACCATATTAACGGAACCCGGAAAACTAACCATTGAAACCATTAATAAATACCTCGAATTAAAAGCAAGGGGGTTAATATAA
- a CDS encoding UDP-2,3-diacylglucosamine diphosphatase, which yields MSKEKTISKREIEALVISDTHLGTYGCKAKELVSYLKTVSPKKIVLNGDIIDVWQFSTNYFPKSHTKVIRQLLKMMENGSEIIYLAGNHDENFRRFVGLSVGNFTIANKLILELNGTKSWIFHGDVFDVVMHHSKWLAKLGAKAYGFLTIVNKLANGILSLFGKRRISLSRDVKKAFKGKNKSQLATRFETTVAELAIKKQYDYAICGHIHWPEKKIITNSEGEVVYLNSGDWVENMTALEFYDGDWHLIHFNKEEIPQFNNQVLSADDSILPNEKVLFMTMLKDVLSS from the coding sequence ATGAGTAAAGAAAAAACAATTAGCAAAAGGGAGATTGAAGCCTTAGTAATATCCGATACACACCTGGGTACTTATGGATGTAAGGCTAAAGAGTTGGTAAGCTATTTAAAAACAGTATCACCCAAAAAAATAGTATTAAATGGTGATATTATTGATGTTTGGCAATTTTCTACTAACTACTTTCCAAAATCTCATACCAAGGTAATTCGTCAGTTATTAAAAATGATGGAAAATGGTAGTGAAATAATCTACCTTGCCGGCAATCATGATGAGAACTTTAGACGATTTGTTGGTTTATCTGTCGGTAATTTTACAATTGCCAATAAACTAATATTAGAATTAAATGGTACCAAATCGTGGATTTTCCACGGCGATGTATTTGATGTGGTAATGCATCATTCAAAATGGTTAGCCAAACTTGGAGCTAAAGCATACGGATTCCTCACAATCGTTAACAAATTGGCCAATGGAATTCTATCTTTATTTGGAAAACGAAGGATTTCTCTATCACGCGACGTAAAAAAAGCCTTTAAAGGCAAAAATAAATCGCAGCTTGCTACTCGCTTTGAAACCACCGTGGCAGAACTTGCCATCAAAAAACAATACGATTACGCCATTTGCGGGCATATACATTGGCCCGAGAAAAAGATAATCACTAATTCAGAAGGAGAGGTTGTTTATTTAAATAGTGGCGATTGGGTCGAAAACATGACAGCACTAGAGTTTTACGATGGTGACTGGCATTTGATTCACTTCAACAAAGAAGAAATACCACAATTCAATAATCAAGTTCTTTCGGCTGATGACAGTATATTACCTAACGAGAAAGTACTATTCATGACAATGCTGAAAGATGTTTTAAGTAGCTAA
- a CDS encoding glycosyltransferase family protein — protein MKILYAIQGTGNGHMARAFEVIPELKKYGDVDIVVSGIQTEISLPWPVKFRYYGMGFIFGKNGGVDIKSTIRKTHLHTFIKEIFSVPVHHYDLVINDFEPVVAWACKLKGKKCISLSHQSAVLHPKAPKPPIKDYLGRNILKFYAPTSYTYGFHFNNIDNNITTPVIRSDIRNATTTNMGHYTVYLPSYSDDKIIKVLSQIPNIKWQVFSKHNNEQRTIKNIHIQPVDKEKFTKSFLSCEGVLCNAGFETPAEALYMGKKLCVIPMKGQYEQQCNAAFVENMGITTLTNLEASIERINDWVVHKTPIKVSYPNNLAEVIDEIIFRFTPQFDSIPQMAISSQFKI, from the coding sequence ATGAAAATCTTATATGCAATTCAAGGGACCGGAAACGGACATATGGCAAGGGCATTCGAAGTAATTCCTGAGCTAAAAAAATACGGTGATGTAGATATCGTTGTAAGTGGTATCCAAACCGAAATATCACTACCTTGGCCAGTAAAATTCCGCTATTATGGAATGGGATTTATTTTTGGTAAAAATGGAGGGGTTGATATAAAATCCACCATTCGAAAAACACACTTACACACATTTATCAAAGAAATTTTTAGTGTACCTGTACATCATTACGATTTAGTAATAAACGATTTTGAACCCGTTGTTGCATGGGCTTGTAAATTAAAAGGCAAAAAATGTATATCACTCAGCCATCAAAGTGCTGTACTCCACCCGAAAGCCCCAAAACCTCCAATAAAAGATTATCTGGGTAGAAATATCCTGAAATTCTATGCTCCTACCAGCTATACTTATGGTTTTCATTTTAACAACATTGATAACAATATAACAACACCGGTCATCCGAAGCGATATTAGAAATGCTACAACTACGAATATGGGTCATTATACTGTTTATCTTCCATCTTACTCTGATGATAAGATAATTAAGGTATTGTCGCAGATTCCAAATATTAAATGGCAAGTTTTTTCTAAACACAATAATGAACAAAGGACAATAAAAAATATACATATTCAGCCAGTAGACAAAGAAAAATTCACTAAAAGTTTTTTATCTTGTGAAGGTGTTTTATGCAATGCTGGATTTGAAACACCAGCTGAAGCATTATACATGGGTAAAAAGCTTTGTGTTATTCCTATGAAAGGTCAGTACGAACAGCAATGTAACGCCGCTTTTGTAGAAAACATGGGAATTACTACCCTTACTAATCTTGAAGCAAGTATAGAAAGAATTAATGATTGGGTTGTACACAAAACACCAATTAAAGTGAGCTATCCAAACAATTTAGCGGAGGTTATTGATGAAATCATTTTCAGATTTACTCCTCAATTCGATTCTATACCACAAATGGCAATTAGTAGTCAGTTTAAAATTTAA
- a CDS encoding GNAT family N-acyltransferase: protein MLISDQSLKEVGIPVPTNPLFKKAIFSYLRVNRINQFLNSTNEDTKGLEFIETLFKYLNINYHISDIELKHIPSSGPFIIMSNHPFGFLDGLIMMHIIGQKRPDFKVLANFFLKQFKPLSPFFIDLNPFESNNKINFRGIRSAYQYLSNGGPIGLFPAGEVATMQKRFSRIEDKPWDQSIVRFIVNANAPIIPMYFEGTNSLKFHLLGKIHPYLRTLTIPSEFFKSENRTVKLRIGAAIKPNELKDFDNLQKAGRYLRASLFGLGSKVDIKRHFKLPKKEKAKETIIDAIQSSVIQKELDFLKSQNSLLFTKSSYEIYLAEARSIPNTMNELGRLREITFRAVGEGTGQKLDVDEYDLYYHHLFIWDTKNKCIAGAYRLGPGDRIISSFDSKGFYVTSLFDLDKEFNPILSQTLEMGRSFVVKEYQQKPLPLFLLWQGILHFLKRNPQYKYLLGPVSISNDFTRFSKDLLIAFIQKYHFNYELAKWVHPRKEFVVKTDIEDIEVVLERNSNDLQKLDKYIASIEPGYMKIPVLLKQYIRQNAKIIGFNVDPNFNDCLDGLMILDINDLPQSTFGFIKE, encoded by the coding sequence ATGCTGATTTCAGATCAAAGCTTAAAGGAAGTTGGGATACCTGTACCAACCAATCCTTTGTTTAAGAAAGCTATCTTTTCTTATCTACGGGTTAATCGAATTAACCAGTTCTTAAACTCGACCAATGAAGACACAAAAGGTCTTGAGTTCATTGAAACGCTTTTTAAATACCTCAATATTAACTATCATATATCTGATATTGAGCTAAAACACATCCCATCATCGGGTCCTTTCATAATTATGTCTAATCATCCGTTTGGCTTTTTAGACGGGCTAATCATGATGCACATCATAGGGCAAAAACGCCCTGATTTTAAAGTTTTAGCCAATTTTTTTCTAAAGCAGTTTAAGCCGTTAAGTCCTTTCTTTATTGACTTAAATCCTTTTGAATCAAATAATAAAATCAATTTCAGAGGAATAAGAAGTGCATATCAATACTTATCCAATGGAGGACCCATTGGATTATTTCCAGCAGGTGAGGTTGCAACCATGCAAAAACGTTTCTCTCGAATTGAAGATAAACCTTGGGATCAGAGCATAGTTCGCTTTATTGTAAATGCTAATGCACCAATTATTCCCATGTATTTCGAAGGAACCAATAGTCTGAAATTCCATTTGTTAGGCAAAATACATCCCTATCTACGTACATTAACCATCCCTTCCGAATTTTTTAAATCTGAAAACAGAACGGTTAAACTTAGAATTGGAGCAGCTATTAAACCTAACGAACTCAAAGACTTTGACAATCTTCAGAAAGCTGGCAGATACCTAAGAGCTTCGTTATTTGGACTAGGTTCAAAAGTAGACATCAAACGTCACTTTAAATTGCCTAAAAAGGAGAAAGCAAAAGAGACAATTATAGACGCCATTCAATCATCTGTTATACAAAAGGAGTTAGATTTTTTAAAGTCGCAAAACTCGCTTTTGTTTACTAAATCAAGCTACGAGATCTATTTAGCCGAGGCTCGTTCTATTCCAAATACAATGAATGAGTTAGGGCGTTTACGCGAAATTACATTCCGTGCTGTTGGCGAAGGTACCGGGCAGAAATTGGATGTTGACGAATATGATCTTTACTATCATCACTTATTCATTTGGGATACCAAAAACAAATGTATTGCAGGTGCATATCGTTTAGGCCCGGGTGATCGAATTATCAGCTCATTTGATTCCAAAGGATTTTATGTAACCAGCTTGTTTGATTTAGATAAGGAATTTAATCCAATTCTTTCGCAAACTTTAGAAATGGGGCGATCATTTGTTGTTAAAGAGTATCAACAAAAACCTCTTCCACTATTTTTGCTTTGGCAAGGTATTTTACACTTTCTAAAACGAAATCCACAGTATAAGTACCTACTTGGACCTGTAAGTATCAGTAATGATTTTACACGTTTTTCGAAAGACTTGCTTATTGCCTTTATTCAGAAATATCACTTTAATTATGAGTTGGCTAAATGGGTTCACCCACGTAAAGAGTTTGTTGTAAAAACTGATATTGAAGATATTGAAGTGGTATTGGAGAGAAATTCTAATGATTTGCAAAAACTGGATAAATACATTGCCAGTATTGAGCCTGGTTACATGAAAATACCCGTATTATTAAAGCAATACATTAGACAAAATGCTAAGATCATCGGGTTCAATGTTGATCCTAACTTTAACGACTGTTTAGATGGTTTAATGATATTGGATATAAACGACCTTCCACAAAGTACATTTGGCTTTATAAAAGAGTAA
- a CDS encoding NAD(P)H-dependent glycerol-3-phosphate dehydrogenase, with product MNMDETSTVGIIGSGSWATAIAKMLLNNVPSINWYFRNPTHITEFKQKKHNPNYLSSVMFEPENIFFSDDINEIVKRSDILILAVPSAFIKSALSDLTEPLKDKFIVSAIKGLVPQENLIIGQYLHKFYEIPTDAIGVISGPCHAEEVALERLSYLTIACQDIKVGRKFASFLDCSYIMTSVTDDIYGTEYSAVLKNIMAVASGICHGLGYGDNFQAVLISNGIQEIKRFVDTVHPITRDIKSSAYLGDLLVTAYSQFSRNRMFGTMVGKGYSVKYAQMEMLMIAEGYYAVKSIKEINDKYKVNMPITEAVYNIIYEKISPAIEIRLLTEHLR from the coding sequence ATGAATATGGATGAAACATCAACGGTTGGAATAATTGGCAGCGGCAGCTGGGCAACAGCCATAGCAAAAATGTTGTTGAACAATGTTCCTTCTATCAACTGGTACTTCCGAAATCCAACTCACATAACTGAATTTAAACAGAAAAAGCACAATCCTAATTACCTTTCTAGTGTGATGTTTGAACCAGAGAATATCTTCTTCTCTGATGACATTAACGAAATAGTTAAGCGATCGGATATTCTTATATTGGCAGTTCCTTCAGCTTTTATTAAATCAGCTCTTTCTGATTTAACTGAACCTCTAAAAGATAAATTCATTGTATCTGCGATTAAAGGATTAGTTCCGCAAGAGAATCTGATTATCGGTCAATATCTTCATAAATTTTACGAGATTCCAACTGATGCCATTGGTGTTATTAGTGGACCGTGTCATGCTGAAGAGGTAGCATTGGAGCGTTTATCATATCTTACTATTGCTTGTCAGGATATTAAGGTAGGACGTAAATTTGCCTCTTTTCTTGATTGTTCTTATATAATGACATCTGTTACTGATGATATTTACGGAACTGAATATTCAGCCGTATTGAAGAATATTATGGCTGTAGCTTCAGGTATTTGCCATGGTTTAGGTTATGGAGATAACTTTCAGGCTGTTTTAATTTCGAATGGTATCCAGGAAATTAAACGATTTGTTGATACAGTTCATCCAATTACCCGCGATATTAAAAGCTCGGCGTATCTTGGTGACTTATTGGTAACAGCCTACTCGCAATTTAGTCGTAACCGTATGTTTGGTACCATGGTAGGGAAAGGTTATTCTGTTAAATATGCACAGATGGAAATGCTGATGATTGCCGAAGGCTACTATGCTGTAAAAAGTATCAAAGAAATAAATGATAAATACAAAGTAAACATGCCTATTACAGAAGCAGTTTACAATATTATTTATGAAAAAATATCACCCGCAATTGAGATTCGATTGCTTACAGAGCATTTACGATAA
- the lysS gene encoding lysine--tRNA ligase, whose protein sequence is MSTLELSEQEIIRRNSLEELNKLGINAYPAEEYKTTHFSSGIKQEFDPEKDNLKEVCIAGRIMSRRIMGKASFAELQDSEGRIQLYLNRDDLCPDEDKTLYNTVFKKLLDIGDIVGVKGFVFNTQMGETTIHVQELSILSKSLKPLPIVKEKDGKTYDAFTDAEQRYRQRYVDLVVNPNVKDVFKKRATIIKTMRQMFDDMGYLEVETPILQPIPGGASARPFITHHNALDIPLYMRIANELYLKRLIVGGFDGVYEFAKDFRNEGMDRTHNPEFTVMEIYVAYKDYNWMMTFTETMLERVAMALHGTTKVKIGDKEIDFKAPYRRLSMIDAIKEYTGIDITGMNEEQLRTVCADLEIEIDETFGKGKLIDEIFGEKCEGHMIQPTFITDYPVEMSPLCKKHRDNPELTERFELMVNGKELCNAYTELNDPIDQLERFQDQLRLSEKGDDEAMFIDHDFVRALEYGMPPTSGMGIGIDRLTMFMTGQESIQDVLFFPQMRPEKKPQVDTDDKFTALGIPEEWVSVIRKAGFNKVDALKEVKSGKLFQDICGLNKKHKLGLTNPSQDDVKAWLA, encoded by the coding sequence ATGAGTACGTTGGAACTGAGCGAACAGGAAATTATCAGACGCAATAGCTTAGAAGAGCTAAACAAGTTGGGTATTAATGCATATCCTGCTGAAGAATATAAAACCACTCACTTTTCAAGTGGGATAAAACAGGAATTCGATCCCGAGAAGGACAACCTTAAGGAGGTTTGTATTGCAGGTAGAATCATGAGTCGTCGAATAATGGGTAAGGCCTCGTTTGCTGAGTTGCAGGATTCTGAGGGGCGTATTCAATTGTATTTAAATCGCGATGATCTTTGTCCGGATGAAGACAAAACTCTTTATAATACAGTATTTAAAAAATTATTAGATATAGGTGACATCGTTGGTGTGAAAGGATTTGTGTTTAATACCCAAATGGGTGAAACCACCATTCACGTTCAAGAATTATCTATCTTAAGCAAATCGCTGAAGCCACTTCCGATTGTAAAAGAAAAAGATGGTAAAACGTACGATGCATTTACCGATGCTGAGCAACGTTACCGTCAACGTTACGTTGATTTGGTTGTTAATCCAAATGTGAAAGACGTATTTAAAAAACGTGCTACCATTATTAAAACCATGCGTCAGATGTTTGACGACATGGGATATTTGGAAGTCGAAACACCAATTCTTCAGCCTATTCCTGGAGGAGCTTCTGCTCGTCCATTTATCACGCATCACAATGCTTTGGATATTCCATTGTACATGCGTATTGCTAATGAGCTTTACCTAAAACGTTTAATCGTTGGTGGTTTTGATGGAGTGTATGAGTTTGCAAAAGACTTCCGTAATGAAGGAATGGATCGTACGCATAATCCTGAATTTACAGTAATGGAAATCTATGTAGCTTATAAAGACTACAATTGGATGATGACTTTTACTGAAACCATGCTTGAAAGAGTTGCCATGGCATTGCACGGTACAACTAAAGTTAAAATTGGTGATAAAGAGATTGACTTTAAAGCTCCTTATCGTCGATTGAGCATGATTGATGCCATTAAAGAATACACAGGTATTGATATTACAGGCATGAATGAAGAACAGTTGCGTACTGTTTGTGCTGATTTAGAAATTGAAATCGACGAAACCTTTGGTAAAGGTAAGTTGATTGACGAAATATTTGGTGAAAAATGTGAAGGTCACATGATTCAGCCAACATTCATTACCGATTATCCGGTTGAAATGTCGCCATTGTGTAAAAAGCATCGCGATAACCCTGAGTTAACTGAGCGTTTTGAGTTGATGGTTAACGGTAAAGAGCTTTGTAATGCTTATACTGAGTTAAATGATCCTATTGATCAGTTAGAACGATTCCAGGATCAATTACGCTTATCAGAAAAAGGAGATGACGAAGCAATGTTTATCGATCACGATTTTGTGCGTGCTTTAGAATATGGTATGCCTCCTACATCGGGTATGGGTATTGGTATCGACCGTTTAACTATGTTTATGACAGGTCAGGAATCTATTCAAGATGTATTATTCTTCCCGCAAATGCGTCCAGAGAAAAAGCCACAGGTTGATACTGATGATAAATTCACTGCATTGGGAATTCCGGAAGAATGGGTTTCTGTTATCAGAAAAGCTGGATTTAATAAAGTAGATGCATTGAAAGAAGTGAAGTCGGGAAAACTTTTTCAAGACATCTGCGGATTGAACAAAAAACATAAATTAGGCTTGACCAACCCATCGCAAGACGATGTTAAAGCCTGGTTAGCATAA
- a CDS encoding HAD family phosphatase, with product MNLHRFKGIETFLFDLGGVIIDIDIQQSVKKFEALGFKGIDKAITKSHHMGLFKAFERGEINSTEFLNTIREKLGNKTNDEQIIDAWQAMLGNFPVERVRILEELQQNFPTYILSNTNSIHLEKFGKMAHGHDHIEELFTDTYYSYRLGCSKPEKCAYEKVIDLSGLKPETTLFLDDSELNLKAAKDLGFQTQLVTPDHSIVEIFT from the coding sequence ATGAATTTACATCGGTTTAAAGGGATAGAAACGTTCCTTTTTGATTTAGGCGGAGTTATTATTGATATTGATATCCAACAATCAGTTAAAAAGTTTGAAGCACTCGGTTTTAAAGGTATCGATAAGGCTATAACCAAAAGTCATCACATGGGTTTATTCAAAGCTTTTGAACGTGGCGAGATCAATAGTACCGAATTTTTAAATACTATTCGCGAGAAGCTGGGTAATAAAACTAATGATGAGCAGATAATAGATGCATGGCAGGCAATGCTAGGTAATTTTCCGGTTGAGAGAGTGCGCATACTAGAAGAGTTACAACAAAATTTTCCAACCTATATATTAAGCAATACCAACAGTATACATCTTGAAAAATTCGGCAAGATGGCACATGGTCATGATCATATAGAAGAACTTTTTACTGATACTTATTACTCTTATCGATTGGGATGCAGTAAACCCGAAAAATGTGCTTATGAAAAAGTGATTGATCTATCGGGATTGAAACCCGAAACCACTTTGTTTTTAGACGATTCAGAATTAAATCTGAAAGCTGCGAAAGATTTAGGTTTTCAAACACAGTTAGTAACTCCAGACCATTCTATAGTTGAAATATTTACATAA